A genomic stretch from Hemicordylus capensis ecotype Gifberg chromosome 1, rHemCap1.1.pri, whole genome shotgun sequence includes:
- the LTO1 gene encoding protein LTO1 homolog isoform X3 — protein sequence MEAADAPDAFDAIVMAETRFHGEGYQEGYAEGTDAGVIEGRQYGVQQGANIGLEMGSYLGFAVTWQKLLYKCSDGKQSKKIKALESLIKMIQEFPCDNPTYEKLHEDLEKIRGRFKQVCSLLHIPSDFRFCAEGSALTF from the exons ATGGAAGCGGCTGATGCGCCGGATGCCTTCGATGCTATTGTCATGGCGGAGACGAG ATTTCATGGTGAAGGTTATCAAGAAGGTTATGCTGAAGGAACTGATGCTGGTGTCATTGAAGGAAGGCAATATGGAGTACAGCAGGGTGCCAACATTGGTTTAGAA ATGGGCTCATACCTTGGTTTTGCAGTGACATGGCAGAAGTTGCTTTACAAATGCTCCGATGGAAAACAGAG TAAAAAGATAAAAGCCCTAGAGTCGTTAATAAAGATGATTCAGGAATTTCCTTGCGATAACCCTACCTATGAAAAACTTCACGAAGACCTGGAGAAAATCAGAGGACGATTTAAGCAG GTGTGCTCGTTGCTGCATATTCCATCTGATTTTAGATTTTGCGCTGAAGGATCTGCACTTACATTCTGA
- the LTO1 gene encoding protein LTO1 homolog isoform X4, which yields MRRMPSMLLSWRRRDFMVKVIKKVMLKELMLVSLKEGNMEYSRMGSYLGFAVTWQKLLYKCSDGKQSKKIKALESLIKMIQEFPCDNPTYEKLHEDLEKIRGRFKQVCSLLHIPSDFRFCAEGSALTF from the exons ATGCGCCGGATGCCTTCGATGCTATTGTCATGGCGGAGACGAG ATTTCATGGTGAAGGTTATCAAGAAGGTTATGCTGAAGGAACTGATGCTGGTGTCATTGAAGGAAGGCAATATGGAGTACAGCAGG ATGGGCTCATACCTTGGTTTTGCAGTGACATGGCAGAAGTTGCTTTACAAATGCTCCGATGGAAAACAGAG TAAAAAGATAAAAGCCCTAGAGTCGTTAATAAAGATGATTCAGGAATTTCCTTGCGATAACCCTACCTATGAAAAACTTCACGAAGACCTGGAGAAAATCAGAGGACGATTTAAGCAG GTGTGCTCGTTGCTGCATATTCCATCTGATTTTAGATTTTGCGCTGAAGGATCTGCACTTACATTCTGA
- the LTO1 gene encoding protein LTO1 homolog isoform X2, with the protein MRASARSWSFVARQRTEEGPAASLRGGGVLRVCLQCVRAASPPEALQPLLGSNTHHPPSTPFITTPTILSRNSWRDSGWPPVDERRLTRVMKSWPYFRASHPRSERNPWLAEAAFSLRPGRIATFHGEGYQEGYAEGTDAGVIEGRQYGVQQDGLIPWFCSDMAEVALQMLRWKTE; encoded by the exons ATGCGGGCCTCGGCTCGCTCGTGGTCTTTTGTAGCCCGGCAGAGAACAGAGGAGGGACCCGCCGCTTCTCTGCGGGGAGGAGGCGTGCTGCGTGTGTGTCTGCAGTGCGTGCGGGCAGCCAgcccacctgaggctctccagccctTGTTGGGCAGCAACACTCACCATCCACCCTCGACGCCATTTATTaccactcccaccatcctcagccgcaacagctggagagactcGGGTTGGCCGCCGGTAGATGAGCGTCGCTTAACTCGTGTGATGAAAAGCTGGCCGTACTTTAGGGCATCACACCCAAGAAGCGAGAGGAATCCATGGCTGGCGGAGGCCGCTTTTTCTCTGCGGCCAGGCAGAATAGCTAC ATTTCATGGTGAAGGTTATCAAGAAGGTTATGCTGAAGGAACTGATGCTGGTGTCATTGAAGGAAGGCAATATGGAGTACAGCAGG ATGGGCTCATACCTTGGTTTTGCAGTGACATGGCAGAAGTTGCTTTACAAATGCTCCGATGGAAAACAGAG TAA
- the LTO1 gene encoding protein LTO1 homolog isoform X1, which yields MRASARSWSFVARQRTEEGPAASLRGGGVLRVCLQCVRAASPPEALQPLLGSNTHHPPSTPFITTPTILSRNSWRDSGWPPVDERRLTRVMKSWPYFRASHPRSERNPWLAEAAFSLRPGRIATFHGEGYQEGYAEGTDAGVIEGRQYGVQQGANIGLEMGSYLGFAVTWQKLLYKCSDGKQSKKIKALESLIKMIQEFPCDNPTYEKLHEDLEKIRGRFKQVCSLLHIPSDFRFCAEGSALTF from the exons ATGCGGGCCTCGGCTCGCTCGTGGTCTTTTGTAGCCCGGCAGAGAACAGAGGAGGGACCCGCCGCTTCTCTGCGGGGAGGAGGCGTGCTGCGTGTGTGTCTGCAGTGCGTGCGGGCAGCCAgcccacctgaggctctccagccctTGTTGGGCAGCAACACTCACCATCCACCCTCGACGCCATTTATTaccactcccaccatcctcagccgcaacagctggagagactcGGGTTGGCCGCCGGTAGATGAGCGTCGCTTAACTCGTGTGATGAAAAGCTGGCCGTACTTTAGGGCATCACACCCAAGAAGCGAGAGGAATCCATGGCTGGCGGAGGCCGCTTTTTCTCTGCGGCCAGGCAGAATAGCTAC ATTTCATGGTGAAGGTTATCAAGAAGGTTATGCTGAAGGAACTGATGCTGGTGTCATTGAAGGAAGGCAATATGGAGTACAGCAGGGTGCCAACATTGGTTTAGAA ATGGGCTCATACCTTGGTTTTGCAGTGACATGGCAGAAGTTGCTTTACAAATGCTCCGATGGAAAACAGAG TAAAAAGATAAAAGCCCTAGAGTCGTTAATAAAGATGATTCAGGAATTTCCTTGCGATAACCCTACCTATGAAAAACTTCACGAAGACCTGGAGAAAATCAGAGGACGATTTAAGCAG GTGTGCTCGTTGCTGCATATTCCATCTGATTTTAGATTTTGCGCTGAAGGATCTGCACTTACATTCTGA